In Chaetodon trifascialis isolate fChaTrf1 chromosome 8, fChaTrf1.hap1, whole genome shotgun sequence, the DNA window ACACAGTGATGGACAGCTCACTGAATCTTTTTCAAGACAAAAACTGACACCTAAACAATTGGCACTGATGTGTCTTTAGGGAAACAACTAGAGCCCAAATGGCTGATAATCCACAACTTGTTGCATCTTCTATCTTTAAATTGGACGTCCACAAGGGCTTTGGGCTAAGAATGCAAATCAGCTTCAAGGTAGAGTAGGCGAATTAAACAAAAGAGCGGGTCAAAGATCCCGCTTCCAGAATCGTTACAAATTTCACTTCGACGCCACAAAAAACATTCAGGTTTATATTGTGtaaaagtctggaaaaaaaagaggccagCTTGAGAATACACACATCTCATCTGTTGACGTCACTGTAATAGATTCTtcatatacatgcatacacatgcacatatcaTGACTGCAGAGCAATGTGTGGTAAAATGATCTCCCCCTGCAGCATTATTGTTCATTAATGTAGCTTGTAAAAGTTTCTTTTAAACTCTCTAAACACAATTGCAGAATGTAAAAGTTTGCTCACACAGTGCAGACTAGAGATGAAAAGTCCTGTTCAGACTTTGTAGGTGTGTATTTTAATCCTACCAGGATGTGTTTTGCAGCGTTAAAACCTCAACAACATGACACTCACCAAGTAAAATGTCAGGATTGTGGGCATGTTCCAACACTGCCGATAAACTGCTTTTGTGCATattagatacacacacacacacacacacacacacacacacacacacacacacacacacacacacacacacatatacattatATCTGCTCCTTCTGTATTCTGATTGTTTCATCCACCGAGGTAATACAAATTCTGGACCCTCCAACTATGAGCACAGCACAGTTATGAGGGGAGCCAGTCATCAGTCCTGAGGAATTGTGGGATTATGTAGTAAATGCAGAGTGTTGAGCTGCAAGCTTTTGGCTTAGTCCATGGAGGCATATGCAAAAACCGTATTACCATGGGGAGAAAACAGGGAGGTCTCACCGTGTGCAGCAGTGAACGACCTGTTATCTTCGCCTCACAGGCCTGTTGCATCGCGCCCCTCACTCAGACCAGCGCTCAATCAAGCAGATGCGACAATCCAGGAGCACTGACACTTCAGCGGTGTTTTTCAAGATGTCATCTGCGTGACAGCTGTCAAAAAGAGGCACGAATCTGCACTGACGCAATGTGGGTGAAAAGTTTTACAGGCAAAGATAACTTTGGAGGATTTCTTGGCCTTGAAAAAGTTTGCAGTGACTAATATTTCACCAATAAAGAAAACGAATGACAGTCTGAATAGAATGCTTTTGTTCAGTCATCTCATGTTTTAAAAGGATTACTGATTTAtgtaaatatacaaataaataattaaaataataataataagaaattCATACCTGAAATCTCCTGCAGTCCTCGACGCGCTTCTGTCCTAAATTTCATTCAGTTTAATTTGACGCGTAATTTAGGGGTTTCTAGCTCCGGAGTTGTGCGTCCCAGAAAGGCGTGCGCGTCACCGGTGTGGGACTTTTTGGCACAGAGAATTTGCTGCGGGGCCCTTTTCTCCGATGATGAGCGTGCCATAACTTTGCCTCTATGTGCGAGTCCCTCTGAGCTGCATCTCACATTTCAGCCTCAACATCGCTGGCTGGCTGTGCTGAGGAGCCGCAGAGGGCAAAGCCTTCACTGAGGAGAGCCACGTGACCGAGACGTAGCAGCGAACCTCATCTGAGGGctcagagggagggaaaaaaaaaaaaaaaaagctctgcgGTCAGGACATCAGACGCACCGCAGACGTTCCTCGGGTTCCAGTTAAAGGCAGTGCGCCACCAGCACGCACTGCACgctctctctgcaggttttCTGAACAAACCTGCAAGAATTCCTCTGATCATCCAGGGTGAAACCAGCATCCACCTGGTCCACTCCACCTCTGTCATGTGTGAGGTGACTCCAGTTTCTTCATAGCAGCTAGAATTAATGATTgcaatgctgtttttcttttcttttctttttccatttctggGATGACTTTCATCCAGCTGCCAAAGAGAGTTAATTGGTTAACTACGAAACACTGAGCAAAGGAGAAAATAATGAATACTTAATGCAGAAGAGGGCAGCACAGAGTCAAGTTAAAGTTTATTAAAGGTTGTTATTCTGCACGATTGCCTTGGATTTAAGGATATGAAACAAAATGAGACATGCACACATTAACAGGCTTACTTTGTACATGACATCAATACAATAGCATCACTGACAGAATGGCGATACATATATTTTCTATAAAAGAGCACGGCAAGCATCAGAAAGTTAGCGGTCATGTTCTGGTTTAAATatacaggaaacacaacagacGCGCATGGAAAGTCCAGATTTCTCCTGCAAAGTGAAGATCTTCCTCAAAGttcacactgatgtgtgtgttaacaTTTCTCTACAAGGAAACTCCTCTGTGAGGTGTGCTGTCTTCATGATGCTATCTTGTGAACTGCTACAGTGATGGTCCCATGACTCCTCACCAGAATGTTTCTACAAAACAAGGAACGAGAAAACAATGCAGTGAGACAGACATGCACCTGATAACTGCTCAGATAAATGGGAGACAAAAACTGAGAAACATGTTGCTTTGGTGTTATCTCTGGATGGCATGTATTGACCTTTGATAATCATATCAACCTGTCTGTCATTCACATTCAATTTTATGTACATGATGCAGTTTGAAGAGTTATTGCCTGACCGATCAATACTACAGTCTTTAACCCAGTTCCCTCAGCATTACTACTGCTGGTGATGTTCTGATTATATAATTATTTCTCATCATTAGCAGCATGCTGGgcatcagcagcagagttaAACAGCTGCTTCAGAGGCTTTTTCAACCTGCCATAAATGAAAACCTTGTTatttaaaaagaacaaatatcTAAAGATAGTGAATGTTGGACTTTAAACTCTACTTAAGTCCAAACCCAAACTCAAATAACTTGCTCTGTTAGTCAATTATAGACTGCACAGcctgtcacattttgttttggaaTCTGATATCTGAACCAGTCATCAAGCCATTGATTTACACCTTGTTGACAAATTCCGTAATCTTAGAAAGCAGCCTGCGAGTCACAACAGAGCGGCAGGCTCATCTGTCCCCTGAATACAATCACTGCGAGGTCGAACATTTGAAATGGTTTCTTTCTAATAATAACTACTGGTGGGAGTTGAGGTCACTGACAGCCTTGCAGCAGGAAGCGTTTTGTCCAGAAGGTGGCAGCACAGCTgagcaaatgaaaagaaactcCTCTGCCAAGTTTGGATCACAGTCTGTGCTACAAGTAACAAACGCAAAATCAATCTTTGAGTTTGGATCTATctcaactgttttttttttttttctagatcTATTGATCTCCCCAAGCATTAATCAAAACCACTACAGCCAGACCTCTTCAATCCActgagatggaggaaaaaaggggatgATACAGGTCAGTCAAGCAAATAAGACAAAGGGATGTGTCAGTGCTCACCCTGACTCAGACTCCAGGCACACAGTTGGAGAGTCTGTTGGGTCTCTGGTGagagctgcagcttgtttggCCAAAACTGACACAACACCGCCGTGTTCATCAGACAGGGAGCCGCGGCCTGGCAAGTGGTACACATGAGAAAGTGTTACGGTACAGTTTTGAAGAAAACGTCAAAGCGCGTGCTAATGAATCGTTCTCCAGAGGCAACTGAagagcatccatccatctatgGTATTTGGTATTGTCACAAAAACTGATAAACGACAAATATTTACCACTAATTCAATTTCAGTCATCTTTCTTTTGTTCGTTGCAGTTTATCACATGTTGACAAACTTAGTTTACAGGTGCAAATCCTCAGCTATAGTTTcttaaacacatttaataagaaaaagcacaaagcttTCTTCAGGCACTCCGACCGAGCCAAGGATAGTTAAAAAGCCTTTATTAAATTAGGGCATATTGATATAAAATATTCTAAACACCGACCGGTTTCGACCTGTGAGATGAGACAAACAATTTCAATATCAGTCAAGTAATTAAACAATTATATAAAAAGGTTACATCAACAGTGATAAAcccataatgaaaatatatatgtttCAATCACGGGTGATATAtcataaacatatatatatatatgaaacatatatattttcattttcattttcattttcagtcatatTCTCATCTCACAGGTCGGTGGCTACTTGAAAAGTTGATATGTTCTTTGAATAAAATCATCATAACTTATCTTTGTAATTGGAACTCCTGTTCTGTCTGATGATCGGCTGTATGAAACGTTTCATCTTGTGTTATGTGAGAATTAACTGGTCTAATTGCTGTTGACGTTGGCACTATATAAGCAATCAGTGCACCTGACTCGGGTCCTTACCTGTTTTTTACGCCCTGACAAAGACCCGCCGTGGTCGAAACCGGTCGGCGTTTAGAATATTTTATATCAATATGCCCTAATTTAATAAAGGCTTTTTAACTATCCTTGGCTCGGTCGGAGTGCCTGAAGAaagctttgtgctttttctttgtctttacgGAATCTTTCAACTTCAAGAGCACCTGACATTTAACTGGAGTCCACCACGTTTTTTACCTGCGAGCACTCAGTAATTCCCTCCTTTGTTTGCTGAACATTTAATAAGAACTTTACACTCAGCAGGCGAAACTGGGTTTTATGTAAGTAGCACAGTTACTGGATACAGAGCAGGCAGACATCAGACAACAGGCAAGACATGAGTCTTTTCAGTTGTTATAGAGGATTTTTTACTTTATAATTGAGTTGCTGTGAGTAGGTCTCATTGAGAAATAGCAAAGAAACACAGTCTGCTGTCTTGTGATCTTACTGACACTGTCCTTTAAGATCTGACCCCCGTGGCTTAAGCTGTGATACAAGGACATTTAGAGCTAAATGTTGTGAGTCAGAAtacaactaatgattattttaattatcaAATATTCTACAAATTATTTTCTCAACGTGTCGGTCTATAGAAAGTCAATAAATAACGAAAAATGGTCTCAGAGCCAGCGGTgacatgttaaaatgtttttttttttgataacagtccaaaacctcaaagatattcagtttactgtgagAGAAataccagaaaatattcacatttgaaaagctggatCAAGTGAATTTGGGCCATGTTCGTGAAAGAGTACTTAAACAATTAacagattatcaaaatagctgccaagcatttttctgtcctcatcCATTAATCGACTTATGGTTTCAGCTCTAGTTTAGAGGCCTTTGACTAATGAAGTGTTGTGCTGCTCACtacaaaatgatgatgatggtgattgaACTAAACTTGGTTAAACTTAAGTTATTGCATTTCAAGTCAAGTCACGGTTGGTGAAAACAATGACAGCGCAATTAGTCAGTCATTTGTATTATTTGCAAGTAGAAACGTTTCTGTCTGAAGTATTAGTACTTTTTTAGAGCTAACTTAAAGGTCCGCCTGAGTCATTTTACTGACCGACACTCAAACTCCGCCCTCAGTAAAAGGTCAGTTTGTTATGATTTGTTAATGTTTTCTGAAGAACCTCTGACAGAACAAGAGAGTCGGTGTTTCTTACAGCCCAGGTTGTGTCCTTGTTGATCTGTGCACAGCACACCGACCACTGCTGGATTTTTCATGCTGCCAACAACACAACAAGCAAAGAGAAATCACTTGTCTGTAACGTCGCTGAATTTAAaacccaaacaaaaaaaaacaggctggTATCAACTTACGTATCATCGAGATGCTGCTCGAGGGTCGACTCCATTTTTAACAATCGGAAATAACTGCAAAATTCAAGTTTTGTGTATGAAGTTTTGTTATTATGGTTGTCTGCTTCCTAAGCTTCCGGATAGCGTCAGCTGACCGTCACGTGCACTACGGGTCCCTGTGAGGACCAAGCAGCGCGAAGTGCGGTAAAACAATAAACTAAAACGTGTGACGCTAAAGACTGTTGTGTATAATACTCTAATTTTGTTTAGCGTGCGATGCGTGCTTATCTGTGTAGCACATATGCATGCagtggatagatagatagatagatagatagatagatagatagatagatagatagatagatagatagatagatagatagatagatagatagatagatagatagatagatagatagatagatttttccttaaataaaataagaaagattGAACCAATATCAACTTGGTagtgtatatatttatttttcctgcCTTCTTCTATGTGGCGTGTTCCTCATCCACTAAAATCATTTTCTAAACTAGATCAGCAATGTAATGAAAACCCTGCCTCTCTATATTTCATCATTCTTATGGCACTCTCTTCATCCCAGCCCCAGAGAGAAATTCATTTTCAGACgtgcatgaataaataattgCATTACTTgagttatttttttcctctggaaTACATAATATATACTGTAATTGAATGCAGTTTCCAGTTTGTTCTCACGCATTGCACAGGCAGTCACTATCAGATGACTCTCACAAATATCCTGAGGTCGCCTAAAACAGCTCCAGTGTCACATGCTGCTCAGTCATAAAACAGATATTTGGAGAAACATCACGTTTTTGTTTGACAGTCAGATCTAGAAACAAGATCATCTCCACTGTCCCAGTTACCATCCGATTAGTCATAAAAGAATGGTGCAAGTATTAGTCAACATTAGAAACACTTAGAACATAAGGTGAACTTTACCAACATCTGCTCTTTACTGAACATGAAATATAGAGTTAATACTATGAGTATAAAGCAGGAGCCTTGTTCTTGCAGGCTTTTGTTGATGGattttgttaatgtgttttcttcaaAAGTTAGCTGGAGGCCACTGCCTGGGCTCACCTCCCTGCATGATTTCTGCTGCCTGCTCCAAGACAGTGAGgcttcagtgctgctgctgacagggcAGAAATGGGTGAATGTAATTATGTGGCTACCGCATTGGAGGAATCCATcacctgtgcagcagcaggataATGTCCTGCTGACTAACCCATGGGGtacgctccctctctcctcctctaattctatcttttcctctcctctttgctcaCTCATATTTCTCTCCTCGCAGTTTAAATCAGATCCCAGGCGCTTCTGCTGACAGCCTGCCGCCCATCACTGCCAGAGCGTGCACGTAGGCAAACACACGAACAAGTTTACGGATGCAGAATAATTTATAAGGTCCATGCGTGTATGtgtcatatacacacacacacatgcatgcacacatacacactctttAATCATGAAGGAAGGGCGGCTGACTGACAAACTAGATCCAATTGTTTGCTACATATGGCCACTTTACAACCTCAGTAAATCTCCAAATGAGCTCAACCCAAAATAGAGATCTGACTCAGAGTCAGTGTATCATCACCCTGCCATGTACCATATAATGGCTAATGTAATTCAGGGATTTCACTATCATTTATGTAATATAGTAGTTCACAAAGTAAGTGAGCATTTTTCAGGTTCTGTTATCCATTAAGTGACACTGTCACTTCATAAGCAATGTCACTGAGGTGCAGTGAGAGGGAGCATTGTGATGAAACTGTTTTCAAGTGAAGTAAATGCAAATAGTGAACAAATGAAAGACTATTTAAAGAAAATAGATATGTTTGAATACACATCAAAGAAATACTCATCATCACACCAGTTACAGAGTAGTTTATGCGGCATTGTTTTTAACCTTAGAGGCCTTATTCTCTCAGTGTGGAATAACTGGTGTTTTGCTACAGTTGGTGACAGCTGTCACAGTACGTGCCATCATGGCACACACACCCCGTAATAGAATAAGGAAAATGACTTTCCAGCCGATGAAAGCTTTACATGAAGCCCATCCCGGCTGCTTCAGACTGACAAATAACTGGATTTTGCAGCACCTGTGCCCTTTTCACTCACTGAGGTGTTGGATTCAGTTTAGTTCATATGAATGACATCAGTTGTTGAGTTAACTTTCCATATTTTTTGTGTTAGCTTGAACCACTTGAGTCATGGAAACTCTCTCCGCCTCTGCCTTGAGCAGACGAATGGTCAAACCCTAAAGATCTACAGGTAGCGCGTCCATCAGCTGTCATCCGGATGAGTAAAATGACGAAGCTTCTGAGgaaacaggcagagagggagtTCTCACAcatggggagggagagaggaagggagggagtgTTGGGTGGGGGTCGGCAGGGgataaagagagggagagagtgtggcTCCCCCCTCTGAGGAGTTCTGGGAACCTTCATGACTGACTGGAGAGCCGAGGATCCAGTGCGAGGTGCCGGAGAGAGCGTTAACAGCTGGTGTCCTGTGTTGAGGGTGCTGAGAGAGTCCacttctcctgttgctgtcaTGGGCTTCAGGGCGGTGCTGTTgtccttcctcctgctgtctctgAGCTGGTCCAGAGGAGCCGTCATCACAGGGGTGAGTGAGAGGTTTCTGGCTCTTCTGCTTAACTCATTTTTGCTCCGTTATCGCAGCAGTTAATTAGATTCATGTATGTACATTTTGAATTATTGTCCTCTTGAGTAGTGCCAAATAAGAAATAACATTTTACACTGATATTATCTACGCTTTCTGTCATAGTATATTGAGACACTTTACACAATTGTTTGGCTGCAAGTAGCACTTATTTTTGTTATCACTTTCAGTCATGAATCACTTTAGTCTGCAACATGTAGTGAGAAGTATCCATCATGCATTTCCTGAGCCCAAGGTGATGCCTCcaaacagcttgtttttgtctgaaaaaCAGTCCAAATGCAGAATTTACAAccatataaaacagagaaaagcaacaaaacccTGAGCGGCAGGAGCCAGCaactgtttgtcatttttgcttgatgACGGTTCATTTAGTtgaagaaaaactgcaattaattttcttttgatgaattgatcaactaattgtttcagctttaaTTCTGTTTGTGCTTTGAGAATCATGCTGCACATTCACTCAAACCTCCACATACAGTTTATTTATGATATTGCTAGCCATTGACTTTTGATTTTGGTTTGATTTTCTCATATTGAAACtataaatatgaaaagaaacaaaaaactccaaCAATCTATATATATGCAAACAGCACAGTTCACTTTTCTGGGTAATTTTCTAAAATTTGATTACACATGACTGACAGGAGACCACATCCTCCTCCGCTTCAACTCCACTGGAAAAACGAGAGGAAATCATCTCTGTCCTCTGATTGATATTCATTTGTAAATGGATTAGGGAGATGACGGGCAGTGGATAACATGGCTTTCATTGTACAGACACGAGAAGGCATCTCTATTAGCataaatgaaaatacaagtgATTCACTGCCATCAAACAGACTCTCTTCATCTGATCCTCTGCCTCTTTTACTCTTTCCTGTCTGCACCTCCAACTCTTCGGCTCTCTGTCGTTCCACCTGCAGGCCTGTGAGAGAGACCTGCAGTGTGGTTTTGGTCTTTGCTGTGCCGTCAGTCTGTGGCTGCGGGGTCTGAGGATGTGCGTCCCAAGGGGTGTGGAAGGGGATGAATGCCACCCCTTTAGCCACAAGGTGGGGAGAAATGTGATGTCACTAGTCTTCCTGCATCACACtgtctgttacacacacacacacacacacacacacacacacacacacactgctatgtTTGTGAGGACCCTCATCAACATAATGCATTCTCTagacccttaccctaacctgaACCATCACAACTTAATACCTAACCTCAACTTAAACCTAATTCTACCcaaacccttaaaaccaagtctagCAAACAGCAGGTTTAATTCCGTAATATGTAGCAAGGTCAAGTTTTACAagcacacagtcatgtttccatcacctCAGAGGACTTTAAATTGACACATTAATTTCCTGACGACTTACCATAACCAAAACCACAACTTGCCCCAAGAgttaacccaagtcttcattCTAAGATTTAATGATTTAACTTACGGAGACttgcgttttgtccccataCAGAAGGTGAGTCTTCACAATGTGACGGTGTAAACAGGTTTATGTCCCCACAGCTtgaacaacacacacgcacgcacgcacgcacgcacgcaagcacgcacgcacgcacgcacagtcATACTCTTATTCTCTCTCGCCCAcacttgttttctgtgtttgtggaaaTCAGATTACATCAAGTGCTGGCAGGTTGGCTGAAGCTTTGGAAAACCTGCTGATAACTGCAGAAGTTATTGATCTTCTCCACAGTGATGCAGGCAATCAGAGCCATACATCACTTTGACAATCTGGAGAGGGAACAATTAGTTCTGCTA includes these proteins:
- the prok1 gene encoding prokineticin-1, translating into MTDWRAEDPVRGAGESVNSWCPVLRVLRESTSPVAVMGFRAVLLSFLLLSLSWSRGAVITGACERDLQCGFGLCCAVSLWLRGLRMCVPRGVEGDECHPFSHKVPYPGKRQHHTCPCLPHLVCTRYDDSKYRCTDDFKNMDF
- the lamtor5 gene encoding ragulator complex protein LAMTOR5 → MESTLEQHLDDTMKNPAVVGVLCTDQQGHNLGCRGSLSDEHGGVVSVLAKQAAALTRDPTDSPTVCLESESGNILVRSHGTITVAVHKIAS